One genomic segment of Entelurus aequoreus isolate RoL-2023_Sb linkage group LG25, RoL_Eaeq_v1.1, whole genome shotgun sequence includes these proteins:
- the dxo gene encoding decapping and exoribonuclease protein — protein sequence MTQHGSGLQHQQSACKRWSEDAEQNDREHKSFKANHRHHQSGPSAQQPSAPALSTRRELYQRDFPLYRQPVEVGSFSLDSQRRFFNDSRQMRYYVEPEKGPHFDLKDGYKDRFIQRDERVKEKLDHILRWILANRSKVARRTDSSHSSALDVDFVTWRGHLTKLLTTPYETREGWLLAVTKFKGTHYISEVETEAARRDQENRTERHKAMMYWGYKFEQYTCSDKVDGSPDPSGVVNTNEAFCTVVQTRLSDHRLLFSGEVDCRDKDPDSPSPPSCYVELKTSAEICTPKQRSNFHRFKLLKWWAQSFLPGVPRIVAGFRDDEGIVVSVETFQLSKISQLIKKEDKCWKPTVCMNFCNDFLSFVKRVITEDDHRVVYLFSWNPRCDVTYSVHKDSSYSFLPDWYMKEMI from the exons ATGACCCAGCACGGTTCCGGCCTGCAGCACCAGCAGTCAGCGTGCAAGAGATGGAGCGAGGACGCTGAACAAAATGACAGGGAACATAAATCCTTCAAAGCAAACCACCGCCATCACCAGTCCGGGCCATCAGCTCAGCAACCGAGCGCCCCGGCTTTGAGCACCAGAAGGGAGCTCTACCAAAGAGACTTCCCGCTGTACAGGCAGCCTGTCGAAGTAGGTTCCTTTTCCCTGGACTCTCAGCGTAGATTCTTCAACGACAGCAGGCAGATGAGATACTATGTAGAACCTGAGAAAGGTCCACATTTTGATTTGAAAGATGGATACAAAGACCGCTTTATACAGAGGGACGAGCGTGTGAAAGAAAAGCTGGATCACATCCTTCGGTGGATTTTGGCCAACAGATCCAAAGTGGCACGGAGGACAGATTCCTCGCATTCATC AGCTTTAGATGTCGACTTTGTGACATGGCGTGGCCATTTGACCAAACTGCTGACCACACCGTACGAAACACGAGAGGGCTGGTTGCTGGCCGTCACAAAGTTCAAAGGAACACATTACATCAGTGAAGTGGAGACGGAAGCGGCTCGCAGGGATCAGGAGAACCGTACCGAGCGGCATAAGGCGATGATGTACTGGGGGTACAAGTTTGAGCAGTACACATGCTCAG ATAAGGTCGACGGATCACCTGATCCGAGTGGCGTGGTCAACACAAACGAGGCCTTCTGCACCGTGGTCCAAACCCGCCTTTCAGATCACAGGCTCCTGTTCTCCGGTGAGGTGGACTGCCGGGATAAAGACCCCGACTCTCCGTCTCCTCCCTCCTGCTACGTGGAACTGAAGACGTCCGCAGAGATCTGTACTCCCAAACAGCGCAGCAACTTCCACAG GTTCAAACTACTCAAGTGGTGGGCACAGTCCTTCCTCCCCGGAGTCCCCCGCATCGTCGCAGGCTTCCGGGATGACGAGGGGATTGTTGTGTCCGTGGAGACCTTTCAGCTCTCCAAGATTTCACAGCTAATCAAG AAGGAGGACAAGTGTTGGAAGCCAACAGTCTGCATGAACTTCTGCAACGACTTCCTGTCTTTTGTCAAACGTGTCATAACTGAAGATGATCATCG TGTGGTGTATCTGTTCTCCTGGAACCCACGCTGCGATGTGACCTACTCTGTACACAAGGACTCCTCCTACTCTTTCCTGCCTGACTGGTACATGAAGGAAATGATCTGA